The genomic region ATTTATCTTCCATTTTAAACGAAGCTCAAAAAAATCAAATTTTTCAAATGATAAAATCTGTTGAATTTGAAGCTATCAGGAATGAAAGGGTATGGTCAATTTTGATCTTTTTCTCCAAGGGAAACCAGTCGGTTCTTGGAAAGATTAAAAATGCTATTCTTCATAATAATAAGTTATTCAATGCAGGTTTCAAAGATAAAAAGTCGCTTTCTTCCGGTATTAATTTTATTGAAATATCCCGCCTTTCAAATTTCTATAGATCGGTCCATATCCAATGGTCTAAAAAGGAAGCCAGGGAAATTTTCAAGAAGATAAAATCCGAACTTACCAAGATCGAAGACTGGCTCAGTAAAAGAGACCATGACTTCAAGTTTATACTTAAAGAAATGCTATTATTTCTTGAGAAAGAAGAAAAGCATTTAAGTACTGAACCGGATTACCAGGAAGTACTTAAAAAGATACATGCTCTACATACCGAACACAGGGGGTATAATTCCTTGGTCGAGGGAATTTTAGCTACGGATCCTTCTGAGGTGATATGGGCCTTGAATGAATTATCCACGGAACTTTATGAGAAAAAATCTATTCGAAGTGTTAGTTTTGAAGTCGGTACAACCTTAAATAAACTCTTAACTCAAGCACCCCCTTCTTTAGAGGAAGCTTTAAAATACTTAGTCAATTGGATAACCCATAAAGATCTGGCTACAGAATTCAAAGCATATCACCATTTGATTAGCAGTGTTTTGGATAGATATACCAAGGATGAATTGGAGGATTGTAATAAACCCTATGTCTATAAGCAACTGATAGACATTGCTCAGGTATTGGAGGAGTGGGGTGTGGATACAGAAAGTGTAGTACACTGGAAAGATTATGCCTTGCAAACTTCCTTCAATAATATCCGATTTGCTACTAACCCTTGACTGATTAAGGGCAATAAATTCAATTTTATGACTCAGGAAACGGACAATGCATTAAATAGCGTTTTGGATTTTTAATTTTAAAATTTCCTAGTTGATAGAAGAATATACGGAATGAGAATTTTCAAAATTGTAATACTATGTGTAATATCCTTATGAAAACAAGGCTTAGTTGATATTGAGGTGTAATATAGGTGTACTTCTTTGATTTGTTATAACTGTTATTGGTTTACAAAATTATTTACCCATACCAAAAAAAGAAGTTTTTTATAAAACATTTGGATATTTTTGTTCTGCAAAGATAATAGAGGTGAATGGAATTCAGAAAATACTAATTCCAATCGCAATTTTTTATAAATCTTGTTACCCATTCATAAATTGATATCTTCGGAATTTAGAATTATATTCTGAATATCATCTATGAATACCATCACAGCCGATCAAATCAACCAGTTGGATTCCTCTCAATTGCCGTATCTATTATTGAAATTATTATACAATGAGCATCTAAGATATCACTTCCCCAATGTCTATATAAGCGTTCCGGAGAATATCAACAGAGCAGACGGTGGTGAAGATGGTCGATTGCAAACAAGCGATTCAAAAAACTCTCAGTGGATTAAAAACACTGACACCTTATTTCAGAGTAAGGCTGCAAAAATGCAGGTTAGCAAATGTCATGATGAAGTTCTGACCAAAAAGAAAGTCCTTAAACCCCGGGTTCGCGAAATTTTAGATAAAAAAGGGACTTATCTTCTCTTTACTAATGATTTACTAGTCCCAAATGACATCATCCCAAGAATAGCGGCTTTACGAAACGGGATCAAACAGGGGAAACTAAATGAAGGGTTATCGGAGGAGAATGCTGGTAATTATGCTGAGGAAGCAAAGCTGGAAATAATGGATGCCAATCTAATTCGAGACTGGACTAATCAATATATTACAGCGGTATCTTATGTCCAAAGATGTACACATCAAACTAAGCCTTTAGGTCTATTTACTTATGAAGAATTAAATTCATATCCTCATGAGGAGTTCAAATCCAACGATGACATTAATAAAATTATTAAGGAAGTACGTAAAATAATATATGAAGGGCAGCATGTGCGTATTGAAGGAGTATCAGGAATCGGTAAAACCCGATTGATCAATGAGGTATTCAATCCAGGTGAATTGAAAAATGAATCTTTTGACTTAATTCGAAAAGCCATTTCCGAACAAATGGTCTATTTTAATATTTCCGAAAATGCCAATGAAGTTTTAAATTATGTGAGGAGTCATGCTCAAGATCTTCAGGCTATTCTAGTCCTTGATAATTGCCCTCCTGATTTGCATATTAAATTTCAGGCGGAATGTGATCGTTATAATAGTCAACTAAAGATAGTTTCTTTGGATTTCGATCAACTTGCTCCGCGATATTCTAATACGGTTGCCATTTTTGAATTAAAAGATGAATTTTATAAGTCAATCACCGAACAGATCTTAACAGAAAAATATCATGGCGTACTTACCGATGCGGCTATTCGGTATCTTATCGATTTCTCAGAGGGAAATACGAAAATGGCCATTGATTTTGCCAACGCTACAATCAAGGATCAGAATCTTCATGAAATGGTCGATAATGATTTGATCAAAAAACTACTTTTTGGTCGCAATGATATAGTTGAAGAGGAATTCAGGATTTTAAAAATTTTAGCCATTTTTAAAGTGTTTGAATACCCAGGAATTGAATTATATGAGATAGATCGATCTCGGTATGATCAGTTACTGGAAGGGGTTGAATTTATATCAACTTTCTTCAAAATATCCAGAGAACATATTGAAAAAACAATCAAAAAATTTTTATTACGCGGGAATATTGAGCGTAGAGGAAATAAAATTATGGTCAGACCCAATGCATTAGCTTTGAAACTGGCGATTATTTTTTGGGAAGAAACTAGTCTTTCGGGAGGAGAAAATTTTATAAATTCTATCCCAAAATCCTATCAAGTTCCAATCGCAGAGCAGTTACAAAATTTGAAAGGAGCACAACATGCCAAAACTTTAGTAGGTCAATTATGGGGTTTTGATGGAAATTTTTCAACCGCGGAACTTTTAAATTCTAGAACGGGTTCACATCTTTTCCGCTCGGTTGTTATTGTGAACCCAGAAGCGACTACTGAGACCCTGGTTAAACATTATCTGAATAAGTCTAAGAATGACCTAAAGGGGGTGAAAGAAGGTCGTCAAAACCTGATTTGGGCCCTGGAGAGACTTTGTTTCAGAAAGGCTGTGTTTTATGATGCTACAAGAGTATTGATGTCTTTTGCGGTTTCAGAGAATGAATTCTTCTATAGCAACAATGCGACGAGTTATTTCAAACAACTTTTCAGCTTTCAGTTGGCCGGAACGGAAGTAGCTTATGTCGATCGTATTCCAGTACTAAAATGGGCCTTAGATAAAAAAGATTTTGACTTTGATAAATTAACACTAGAAACATGTGCTTCGGTACTCAATAAAACCATATACCATCGAATGATAGGAGCGGAGCATGAAGGGGGAGCAACGCCTTTAAAGGATTATGAACCAAAGACTATGGCGGAAGTGTATACCTATGTTGACGAGTTGTTGGAAATCTTAAAATGCTTTTTAGATTCTTCCAGTCAAGAATTACGACAAATCAGCCAGAAAGCTCTTGTCGGTTGTTTAAATGACTTGGATCGGTTAGGTTATGATGTTACCCAGTTAGGATCCTGCCTAAAAAAAATTGTTAATAACCCTATTGAGAAAAAAGAGGTCTTAGGCTCTTTAAATATTAGTCTAAATTCTCCGCATTCTTCAGACAAGTTAAAAGCATTGGTTGTAGAATTTATCGATTCGCTTGCCCCACAAAGTATTCCTGAAAAAATTGCGCAGATCGTTTCCGATCCTTATGTATACAATCGAGGAGAGGATCACGTGGAGCATAAAATAAAAACAATTAATTTAGCGAGGGAGATTCATGAAGATAGAATCTCGCTTGTTCCCTATGTGAAAAATTTAATGATAGGAACCCAATATCAGGGGTTAGAGTTTGGAGAATCCTATGGAGATATTCACGGATATGACCAGAAATTGCTAGACGCTATCCAGGATTTTCTGATGGATGTGGAAATTACGGCCTCTTGGAATACAGCCTTTTTAACGGGGTATTTGAATAACTTGCAAAAGTCTGAGGTACAAAAGGTTTTTAATCGATTTGTTGATCAGAAATCAGCTTTCGCTTTTGTGATTTTTCAAACGATGTCTCCGATACTTACCAACGCCAAAAAACTTTTAGATTTAATCGATGAAGGCGCAGATCCGGAGATGTATCGATTTGCCCGTCGTGAGCTTGCTAAATTGCCCCTCGATGAACTTGTCGAATACTTTCAAAACATGGAGGAACGTGATGAGTCCACAAAAGCACAAATTATTAAAATTGTTTATTGGTATATCAAGGATCATCAGAGGGAGGAATTAATGCAGGAAACCGAACTGGTAGAATATTTAAAAGGTTTTGTCAGACGCTCCAACCTGCTTGAGTTAGTATTAAATTCGAAGTTTACAGAATTTTATGAGTGGGAAGAATTAATGATATATCTTTTAACGGTGGATAGAACTACAGCAACTTTTGTGGCTCTCAATATCACCGAGACTTATAAAAATCGGGGAATAACCCAAAAGAGCGGTTATCATATCGCTAATGTAGCCAATAGTTCCTTAGTAGCTAACTGGGATGCTGCATGGCCTGTATATGGGGATCTGTTGATTAAAGAGGGGGAGGCTCTATTTTTTTCGGAGATTTTTGACATGAACTGGGTGACAGGAATTGAAAATTCCCATCCTTTTTTCAAGAATAAGAAACAGCGTAAAAAACTCGAAATATGGCTCCTTGACAATCCTCGAGCAGCAAAATGGATGATTCGCTATTTACCATTATATGGTGACGCTAATGGCTGGTTTTCATTGACAAGAAACCTTATAGATACTTTTGGAGAGGATCCTGATTTTTTGAATACTCTATCTAATAATTTACATTCTATGATGACCGCTGGTTCTCGCATACCCTATTTAAAATCGAGAATACGCATTCTTAAGGAACTAAAAGATCATGATTTTGAAAATATTCGATCTTGGGTTACAAGGGAAATTGAACATTTTGAAAAGGAAGTTAAAATGGAAAAAATTCGGGATGAAGAAACTGGACTATAATTTCTGACATACCTTTCAAGATCAAATCATTACCAGCTATATGGTGAAAATTATAAATGGATTTCCATAACAGTGCAATTCTAATTTATTTCCGGGAGCTAAAAAACCAGGTGATAGATTTTCATTATTAAAATCTTTACAATGTGTTCTTAACATCAATCAATGAGTTTTAAATCTGTTGTAATAATGCAATTTTAACTGTACTGCGGTATATACTTCAAACAGGTAGAGTTCTGTTGAGCCTTTAATAGGTAGCAGCGAGACCTGACATTCTTCTCTTAATATTTTTTTGAAAGGTCCTGAAAACTTATCAAAGTCAAGTTCTTTTCTGGTGCCTGAGTGCTCAATACCTTCTATTTCATTGTGAAATTCTTTACCCATTGTATAACTTAAAGAAGATGAGAAATGATTTGATCCCTTTATATGTTGATGAATACGTTTTACAACACCACGTGAAATACCTGTGTAAAATGGCTCATCATTTAGCCAAAACAAATAAATCCCTTTGAAATCTTCATCTTGCTTTAATTGAGGAATTAAGGTTTTTAAGAATTTTCGAGATGTCGCATTCCCAACTCCTTCTTTGCCGAAGTTTTCATAAATACTTATAACTCTTGACTTGTCAGTAAGCTTAGCCAGCATTGGAGAGAAATTTTCTGTTATTTCATCAAATCCCCGAGTTTCATCAGGTAAGAAATTTGATGGCCAGTGATCTTTTAGTTTTATTTTTGCACTTTTACTCTCCATCTATTTAGATAACTTGATTATTTTTGGTTTTTCTCCATCCCAGAATCTCATTTCAAATGGATATTCTTTAGGATCCCGAATAATATTTTCTACCATAGAGATAAATTCTTCTCCTTTAAAGTCTTTGTAATCTTCTAAATTAATAAGACGATCTAAAGCTTTCAAAAAGTCATTGCGACAGTAGAAAAATCCTGTATTTACTATATCGTATAGGAGATTTTTTTCCATTTCTTCATACGTGCATAAAATACTAACAAATGCCCAAATTGTTGAATTGTTTTTAATAAGAATCGCTTGAAAAAGAATGCTTAAAAAATAGCCTTGTGGATTAACATTCTTTAAATAATATTCTGTCATCAAATACCAAGCTGTTGGATAAATAGCATCTAAAAATAATACTTCGAAGATTTTGTCGAACTGCCTTAGTTCACTTTCAATTAATCCTGTAAGCTTCTCATTTGCTGCAAATTCTTTTCGTTCTTGATGTTCAATACCGATAACATTTATTAAGAAGTGTAGTAACGTGAACTTAATATTAAATTCATATTTATCGTGTTTTTTGTCTTCAGCAAGACTATCATTTGCCGTGAGAAATTTGTCAAAATATTCAAAAGCTAATTTATAATCCCCAGAATACATCAACGCATCTCCGTAAGTGCCTAAAAGAAAAATATTTTCTTTTTCTAATGGTATAGCTTCCTTGTATAACGATGCGCTACATTTATACCTCCTAATTTGAAATAATAAACCAGCTAATTCCCTTTTAAAATAAAAACGATCCAAATAAGAACTATCTGTTTTGATAGCTTTATTATAGTAATGGAGAGCTTTGTCCAAAATGTAATGGGATTTATAATAACTACCATAATTATAATATGCCGTACTTAAAAAGCTTTGATTATTATGCTTTATACAAAGTAAAATTAATCTGTTGTAAAATTCTTCAATCTTTGGTCTGTCTATAAAATTATTATTGCCTAAAAAGACAATTGCTTGTAAAAAGCTTTGATTTATCAAATCATCTGACAAATAAATCGAATCAATTATTTTGGGTAGAAAAATATTGTCGGTATCACAAGCTATTAATTCGGGTAGGATATATGTTAGAATTGGACTGTGCATTAAAAAACTATCCAATAAATTGTATTCACTTATTAGTTGTTTTAAATCTTTCCGTTTTCCGGTATTAGCTAAAAAAAGAACTAAGGCTTTATGCAAAACATCTAAAAGAAAATCTTCATCAATATTTTCTAATTTTTCATCCCAGCCTATCGAACTACCAAAAGCTGATTTTAAATTTAAAACCAATTGTCCTTCTAACAGATTTATTTCAAGAGATGCTTTTGATTTGTCCCTTGATAAATTTATCAATAAATGCCTCTCTCCAATCGCAGCGGATAGAATTCTTTTAAACTTGATAGGTCCAGAAAGGTGATTTATAAAACCTACTACAGGAAAGCTAAATGATTTACTGGTGTAATGAGATAAAGTTTCTAAATCATGATGAATTTTATCTGAACTATCAGTATTCCAGCACTGTGCATCATTAAATTTTAAAGTATAGGATTTATTCTTTGAGTTGGATGATAAGAATGCATAACGTTTAATCCAGTCAAAGTAGTATTGGTTGTCATCAGCGTTATATCTGAATATAGCTACTGGTAAATCATAATTAGCCAGTTGCCTGATCTTTTTGATAGGCATATTAATTGACTTTTTTGCTGATATTGATTTACTGTCTGTTGCTTTTAATTGTATCCAAAAAACTAATCCTGTAGGTTGTTCATTATCATCAAATATCTCCACCTCAATATCAATACCGTAATCTTTTCCCTTCTCCCTTATTACCCATTGATCTGGAAAGATATTTCTTAATTGGTGAACACTTTTCTCTTCTAAAATATGGGTTTTGCTTCTCATTCAACTATTTTCAACAATTACAATTTCTTCATCTGAAAGCCCATATAGCTCATAAACTTTTGAGTCAATCTCTTTTTCTATTTGAGCTATTTGTTTCTGAAGGTCTAAAGCTTTTCTCTTGTTTTCTTCAAAAAGTTCCATCCATTCAAATTCATCTTTTTTGTTAAGCGTAGCAATAGGTTCGAGATTGTCCTTTACTCTTAATTTATTGGTGGCTTTTATTGCTTTGTTAAGTTCTTCCATGAAAGTTGCAAAATCTAAATCATACCAACTTTCTAGTTTGCGTTGAAGTCTGTGAAATTGTAGAGTACCTTTAATATAATTCTGAAATCTATGATCTAAATTTTGAAGATCATTCACGTCCTTTATTATCTTACCTGTTGCATTATTAAAGTATTCTTCATTTTGAAATTCTGGTATAGGTATTTGCTCGAAATATTGTGGCTTTACCTCAATATATCCACCGCTTCTAACAACACAGATGGATTTAAGAAACTCCCAAACTATTTTAGAATTAAGCACACATAATAGGGTTCTATTGTCAGAAGGAAGAAATACCGCAGGTGCATTAACGTAAGTTCCTTCGGTATCTAAACAAAATTTATTTGAATTTTGGAGGTTAGGAAAGATGATCTTGGGTTGCTCGAATAATTCATAATAAGCACAATTCCTCAATTCCCACCAATAATCGCCTTGATCATAACGTTTTTTAGCACGTTCCATAAAAGGCATCAAATGTGAAAATATTTCGGCATTATCAGTTGATACCCCTTTTAACCTTTCGTCTTCGGTTTCTAAGTTTGAATATTCTTCGTTAGTCGATTTACTTTCAAATAAAATTAGGTTTTGTGTAGCATCTTGAGTTTTCCATTTTTTTATCTCTTTTCCTTCAAAAATCGGTTTGATATGTTCTTCATTGTTGAAATCATCTTGTACAATAAACGCATCATTCAGTCCTGTAATTAAACCCCGATATGATTTTCCAAATCTTTCTTTAATAGTATTTAGAGTAGATAATTTTTTGAATAATTTGGATTTTTCAACAGATAAAAAAGACCAAGAATTGGGTTCAAGGGTTTCTTGTAACACACTTATACTATCGTGTACTTCAATATTAATAACGTTGCTTTGTGATGATTTGGGGATTTTTATGTATTTGAATTTATTGTTATTTGGATCATATTTATCAAGGATTATTATTACCGGATAGGTGGTTGCTCCATCAAATATTTGTACTTCTGTAAAATCTATATATTCTTTAAACCGTGTTTCGTTATTCAAATAATCTCGCAATACTTTACCAGCAGTTGTCTTGTCAAATGTATTAGATATATAACCCATCAAACCTTTCTCATTAATAAGGTTTGACCCCAACTCGTAGAAGTAGGCGAATAAATCGCTTGAGGGATGAAATACTTTATAGTTCTTTTCAAAATAGCTGATAAAATCCGTCAAAAGCTCTGCACGCACGTAGGGTGGATTCCCAATCACCACATCAAAACCACCATCGGCAAAGACCTCGGGAAATTCATTTTCCCATTTAAATGCTTTATGACCAGCCATATTTTTACTATCAATAAGGCTATTGCCACATTTGATATTGCTGCTTAAATCATTTAATTTTCTTCGTGGTTGTGCGGTACGTAGCCAAAGCGAGAGTTTGGCGATCTCTACACTTTCCTGATTAAGGTCAACGCCATAAATATTCTTTTCTAAGATGGTGTTTTCAATATCTGGAAACTGCAAACCACCACCTAGAATTTTGGTTTTCAACTCATCAATATAGTTATGTTCTTTAATTAGGAAATCAAGTGCCTGGTTTAAAAATGCTCCAGAACCGCAAGCGGGATCACAAATTGTCAACTGCAAAAGCCAATCACGATAGCTGTCCAGAGTTTCCAAAAGCTGTTTTTTGGTATTTTGATGTGTGCCTTTTTTGACTTCAAAATAATCTGCCTCTTTAAAACCTAGCTCTATCTTCTTTTCCTCACAAAGTTTGCCAACAGTATTTTCTACGATGTATTTGGTAATATACTTTGGTGTGTAAAAAACTCCATCTTTTTTGCGCTTACTGGTCTGTTTGTCAAATTCACCGCCTTCAATCTCTGCGTTTACACTTTCAATTTCGTTAAGGGAGTTCTCAAAAATATGTCCTAGGATATTTACATCTACTTGGCTTTCAAAATCATAATTGGACAATTTGATGGTGTATTTGTACAATAAATCATTATCAATTTCAAGGGCATCTAGTATAGTATCGGGTTTAAACAAGCCGCCATTATAAGCGTAAATTTCTGCGCGTTTTTGTGTTCCTATGCGCCCAATGTCCAGAAAATTAAAATATTGCTTAAAAAGGCCATATAAAGGGCGTTCATCGCCAAAATCCCAATCGTCCTTCCATTTGTTTAATATTTGAAGTGTAGAATTAGAGGGTAGTAGCATTCTGTCTTCTGCAAAAAAGATAAACAGGAAGCGGTCTATAAGTTTTTGGGACTTTTGAAAAAGAGTGAGCTTTACATTCTTTTCAAGACGCTGAATATCCTCTAGATCATCTGTACGCTCGGTTTCACTTAATTTTGCCTTTACAGTTTTTGCATTATTCCGTACCAGGTCTCTATAGATTTCACGCTTAAATATGGAATAATCTTTGTAAAATGCCTTTGTAATTTCTTCTTCTTCTGCAATAGATGCTTCCTTAATTTTAAGTGGTACATTATTATGTACTTTATTAATATGTAAGCATAGATAGAGCAGGGCAAACCGGCTTTTCGAAAGCGTAAACAAATCGAATTCTTCAAATTCGGTTGCATCATTGATATAAAAACGTAGCTTTTCAAAGTTTGAGGTTATTACATACACACAACCTTTTTGATTGGCTTTATAATCAAAGGCTTGACGACGGATGCTCTCTAAATCCTTTGTGTTAGTGCCTTTTAATTCAATAACACCTATTGCCACATCATCCTTCAAAATAGCACCGTCCGCTTTTCGTGCGTTTCTTTCGTTTTTGAACTCGGTTGTTAAATTTGAGTTGGGATTTGGAAATAGGGTATAACCTAAAATATTAACGAACAACTCATTTAGAAAAGTTGCTTGGTATTGTTCCTCTTTAGCACTTTTTATATTTTCTTGAATAGTTGTGTTCCAGAAGTATTTTTGATATTTCTTATATGCTTTGTCAACTATTTTTTCATCAAGCAAAGCGAGATGTGATTTTAGAACTGATGCTTGGAATAATGCCATTAAATGCTATAGGGGTTACTGATTTATCAAAAATAAGAAAAGTAACTCGGCATTAACATTTTATTTATACACAGGACATCAACATCTTCATGGGGATACAAAAAAAATTATTGGGATTTCAATTTTTTAAGGTATAATCTTAGTTATTTGAAGTGCTCTCGAGTTCGGTAATACGTTTTTGAAGTATCGATTTTGTCTCTTTTAACGAGTCATTGGCGTCTTCTAAGGCGTTATTAGCTTTTTCCAATGCATCTAATTGATTTTGAAGATTCACTAATTTTTCGCGTAGGACTTCTGGATCAGTTTCTTTAATGATGGAAGCGGCGGAATCCTTTTGTAGCATTGGACCAGTACCAGTTAAAATCCATTCAGCACTATATCGGGGATAATTATCAACCAAAGCCAATAACCACTTTGCCTGAATATCCGTGCCTTTATTTATAGCTCGAGATAGTACACCTTTACTAGCACCAATGGTCTTTTCCAAATTGGTAATACTAATCCCTTCATTTTGGGCAATATCTATAAAAACTTGTAAAATATTCCTCATACAGAAGATAATTATCTTCAAAAAGTTAGTTTAGTTGAAAATTATCAACTATATTTGGTTTTGTTCCCAACAGCGGAACAATTCACTGAACAGGCAAACTTACGTAATTTATGAAGAAAACTTATAACACGGGAGTAGTAAAAGCCCTTGCTTGTAAATATAAAGTGACTCCTCGTTACATAAGATATTGTCTTAGCGGTGATAGAACTCCGGTATATGCAGATGAATTAATTGCAGAATATCATAAAATGTTAGAACAAGTAGAAAAGGCATTGAAGTTCGGGAAATAGGTTTCTAGAATTTTTAAAAAAAACAGAAATTCACTTCAGGTACACATTGTCTAAAATCATTAAATAAACAAGAAAGTTCTTATGTCAATTGATTATCATGAATTACTATCAACAGGGTACCCTTGTGCTTTCGAAAAAATTCATGCCAGGTATAGCCATATGGTTTTCTGGCTTGGGAAAGGAATTATCAGCGATGATTTCGTGGTAGAATCTTTAGTGCAGGATACCTTTTTAAAGTTATGGGCCAACCGGGCTAAGATTAAATCAGAAAAACATCTCTTTTTCTTTTTAAGAATGGTGATGAAACGGGAATGTTATACCTATTATACTAGTCCTAAGCATAAGTTTTTTAGAAAAATTAATGCTTTAGAAAGTTATGAAAACTATCAGGATTACTTAGCCGGCTATGATCCAAAAGATGATGTTCAAGTCCGACAAGAACAAGAAGCTCAACAGGAAGCCTTTGAACAAATTACAAAAGTTTTACCGCTACTAAAACCAGAAAGAAAACGCCTGATAGAACTTTGTTTAAAATACGGATTTAAGTATAAATCTATTGCCAGGGTCATGGGTACCAGCATAACCGATATCAGTAACGAGGTGAAGAGGGCTATTGAAGATATTAAAGTAATCATCAAACAGGGAAGTCAACTTGAAACAATATCTAAACCTACTAAAGCTATCAAAGGCCAGGAAATGTCCGAAGAGCAGGAAAAGGTTTTGGAATTACGCCTGATACAAAAGTTTTCCTTTTCTGCCATTGCTGATGAGCTTAAGCTTTCCCAGGAAGAAGTTCATAAGGAATTTATAGCCGCATATAAGTATATGCAGGTGAAACGTGAGGAACAATTAGAATCGGCTTAAGATGGAAAAGACAACGATGAAACTCACTCGAAAGATACAGCTACTCGTGGATCTACCGACGAAAGAGGAGAGGAGGGAAGCACTGGACAAACTATACCAGTGGCAGAACCGTAGTTTTAAAGCCGCTAATCTTATCGTGTCACATTTATATGTGCAGGAGATGATCCAAGAGTTCTTTTATTTATCCGATAGGGTGAAGTATAAACTGGCAGACGAGAAAAAAGATGAAGATGGCATTTTGAATCGTTCCCGGATGAATTCTACCTACCGTGTGATATCTGATCGGTACAAAGGAGAGATCCCTACCAATATATTAGGTAACCTAAATAAAGCTTTAATTAGCACTTTCAATAAAAATAAGCAGAAGTACTGGAAAGGTGAAGCTTCATTGATGAATTTCAAAAGAGATCTGGCTTTTCCGTTTGATATGGAAGGCATTAGAGGATTAACCTATAACGAAGAGAAAAAAGCATTCTGTTTTCGTTTATTTTCAATCCCTATGAAAACCTACTTAGGAAAAGATTACACAGATAAACGTAGACTGCTAGAGCGGTTAGTAGCAGGCGAAACTAAGCTCTGTGCCTCGCAGATTCAACTGAAAGATAATAAGACCTATTTACTGGCGGTCTTTGAAATTGAAAAGGAAAAGCATCCTCTAAAACCTGAAGTTATAGCCCAGGCTTCTTTATCCCTTGAACACCCTATTGTAGTTAAAACAGGT from Christiangramia sp. OXR-203 harbors:
- a CDS encoding DUF4365 domain-containing protein gives rise to the protein MRSKTHILEEKSVHQLRNIFPDQWVIREKGKDYGIDIEVEIFDDNEQPTGLVFWIQLKATDSKSISAKKSINMPIKKIRQLANYDLPVAIFRYNADDNQYYFDWIKRYAFLSSNSKNKSYTLKFNDAQCWNTDSSDKIHHDLETLSHYTSKSFSFPVVGFINHLSGPIKFKRILSAAIGERHLLINLSRDKSKASLEINLLEGQLVLNLKSAFGSSIGWDEKLENIDEDFLLDVLHKALVLFLANTGKRKDLKQLISEYNLLDSFLMHSPILTYILPELIACDTDNIFLPKIIDSIYLSDDLINQSFLQAIVFLGNNNFIDRPKIEEFYNRLILLCIKHNNQSFLSTAYYNYGSYYKSHYILDKALHYYNKAIKTDSSYLDRFYFKRELAGLLFQIRRYKCSASLYKEAIPLEKENIFLLGTYGDALMYSGDYKLAFEYFDKFLTANDSLAEDKKHDKYEFNIKFTLLHFLINVIGIEHQERKEFAANEKLTGLIESELRQFDKIFEVLFLDAIYPTAWYLMTEYYLKNVNPQGYFLSILFQAILIKNNSTIWAFVSILCTYEEMEKNLLYDIVNTGFFYCRNDFLKALDRLINLEDYKDFKGEEFISMVENIIRDPKEYPFEMRFWDGEKPKIIKLSK
- a CDS encoding Eco57I restriction-modification methylase domain-containing protein → MALFQASVLKSHLALLDEKIVDKAYKKYQKYFWNTTIQENIKSAKEEQYQATFLNELFVNILGYTLFPNPNSNLTTEFKNERNARKADGAILKDDVAIGVIELKGTNTKDLESIRRQAFDYKANQKGCVYVITSNFEKLRFYINDATEFEEFDLFTLSKSRFALLYLCLHINKVHNNVPLKIKEASIAEEEEITKAFYKDYSIFKREIYRDLVRNNAKTVKAKLSETERTDDLEDIQRLEKNVKLTLFQKSQKLIDRFLFIFFAEDRMLLPSNSTLQILNKWKDDWDFGDERPLYGLFKQYFNFLDIGRIGTQKRAEIYAYNGGLFKPDTILDALEIDNDLLYKYTIKLSNYDFESQVDVNILGHIFENSLNEIESVNAEIEGGEFDKQTSKRKKDGVFYTPKYITKYIVENTVGKLCEEKKIELGFKEADYFEVKKGTHQNTKKQLLETLDSYRDWLLQLTICDPACGSGAFLNQALDFLIKEHNYIDELKTKILGGGLQFPDIENTILEKNIYGVDLNQESVEIAKLSLWLRTAQPRRKLNDLSSNIKCGNSLIDSKNMAGHKAFKWENEFPEVFADGGFDVVIGNPPYVRAELLTDFISYFEKNYKVFHPSSDLFAYFYELGSNLINEKGLMGYISNTFDKTTAGKVLRDYLNNETRFKEYIDFTEVQIFDGATTYPVIIILDKYDPNNNKFKYIKIPKSSQSNVINIEVHDSISVLQETLEPNSWSFLSVEKSKLFKKLSTLNTIKERFGKSYRGLITGLNDAFIVQDDFNNEEHIKPIFEGKEIKKWKTQDATQNLILFESKSTNEEYSNLETEDERLKGVSTDNAEIFSHLMPFMERAKKRYDQGDYWWELRNCAYYELFEQPKIIFPNLQNSNKFCLDTEGTYVNAPAVFLPSDNRTLLCVLNSKIVWEFLKSICVVRSGGYIEVKPQYFEQIPIPEFQNEEYFNNATGKIIKDVNDLQNLDHRFQNYIKGTLQFHRLQRKLESWYDLDFATFMEELNKAIKATNKLRVKDNLEPIATLNKKDEFEWMELFEENKRKALDLQKQIAQIEKEIDSKVYELYGLSDEEIVIVENS
- a CDS encoding sigma-70 family RNA polymerase sigma factor; its protein translation is MSIDYHELLSTGYPCAFEKIHARYSHMVFWLGKGIISDDFVVESLVQDTFLKLWANRAKIKSEKHLFFFLRMVMKRECYTYYTSPKHKFFRKINALESYENYQDYLAGYDPKDDVQVRQEQEAQQEAFEQITKVLPLLKPERKRLIELCLKYGFKYKSIARVMGTSITDISNEVKRAIEDIKVIIKQGSQLETISKPTKAIKGQEMSEEQEKVLELRLIQKFSFSAIADELKLSQEEVHKEFIAAYKYMQVKREEQLESA
- a CDS encoding transposase; its protein translation is MEKTTMKLTRKIQLLVDLPTKEERREALDKLYQWQNRSFKAANLIVSHLYVQEMIQEFFYLSDRVKYKLADEKKDEDGILNRSRMNSTYRVISDRYKGEIPTNILGNLNKALISTFNKNKQKYWKGEASLMNFKRDLAFPFDMEGIRGLTYNEEKKAFCFRLFSIPMKTYLGKDYTDKRRLLERLVAGETKLCASQIQLKDNKTYLLAVFEIEKEKHPLKPEVIAQASLSLEHPIVVKTGKVKLSIGSRDEFLYRRLAIQAARKRAEVGATFSRSGQGSKRKTKAVQRFHEKEKNYVSNRLHVYSRKLIDFCVKHQAGTLILINQEDKIGIAKEEEFVLRNWSYYELTTKIKYKAEKAGIELIID